In uncultured Bacteroides sp., one genomic interval encodes:
- a CDS encoding glycoside hydrolase family 13 protein: MKKLLFLLSLFFVTSLYAQVEKVEPTFWWVGMKNPNLQLLVYGKDISKNQVSINYPGVKITKVNKVANPNYLFIDLSIDSLVAKAGKFNITFLQNNKKFATYQYELKAREQASANREGFNSGDVIYEIMPDRFVNGDTKNDFVKGYPDGTDRQNPDARHGGDIQGIINNLDYISSMGYTALWLTPVVENNASSTSYHGYATTDYYKIDPRHGSNELYKKLSDECKKRNIKLIIDYIVNHSGKDWWIYKDLPSNDWINNYPDMKICNFKGTTVFDPHKAEIDSKGMSDGWFAESMPDLNQRNPFLATYLIQNSIWWIEYAGLSGVRSDTHQYPDKQFVSEWAKQILAEYPHSNMVGEVWLSYPSMTSYWQKDAPNLDKYNSNLSTIMDFPLHNAIPTAFAEGDGWGDTGMNRLYDIFSQDFLMANPMNIMIFGDNHDTSRFYTLIKEDLKVYKLAMAFLLTTRGTPQMYAGTEALMTGVKGSGDGVMRKDFPGGWAEDKVSIFTRQGLTNDQIEALDYMKRIQNWRKTNDAVKHGTMTQFAPQNGVYVYFRIKGDKKVMVILNNNKDKQELQTIRFAECLGNHRSGTDIISGNALNWTDKIEVPAKAAMIIDLN; encoded by the coding sequence ATGAAAAAACTATTATTTCTATTATCTCTATTTTTCGTAACGAGCCTCTATGCTCAGGTCGAAAAAGTTGAACCTACCTTCTGGTGGGTAGGTATGAAAAACCCGAATTTACAATTACTAGTGTATGGCAAAGACATTTCAAAGAATCAGGTTTCAATAAACTATCCCGGAGTTAAGATTACGAAAGTGAACAAAGTTGCTAATCCAAACTATCTGTTTATTGACCTGTCCATTGATTCTCTTGTTGCCAAAGCTGGAAAGTTTAATATCACCTTTCTGCAAAACAATAAAAAGTTTGCAACCTATCAATATGAGTTAAAGGCTCGTGAACAAGCATCTGCCAATCGCGAAGGATTTAACAGTGGAGATGTTATCTACGAAATAATGCCCGACAGGTTTGTAAACGGCGACACAAAAAACGATTTCGTAAAGGGCTATCCTGATGGAACCGACAGACAAAATCCGGATGCCCGCCACGGAGGAGATATTCAGGGAATCATTAATAATCTGGATTACATTTCATCTATGGGATATACTGCTTTGTGGCTTACTCCTGTGGTTGAAAACAATGCTTCATCAACTTCTTATCATGGATATGCAACTACCGATTATTATAAAATTGATCCGCGTCACGGTAGCAATGAGTTATACAAAAAACTATCTGATGAATGCAAAAAAAGAAACATTAAGCTGATTATAGACTACATTGTAAACCATAGCGGAAAAGATTGGTGGATATACAAAGACCTGCCATCAAACGATTGGATAAACAACTATCCAGACATGAAGATATGCAATTTCAAGGGCACAACAGTCTTTGATCCTCACAAAGCAGAGATTGATTCAAAAGGTATGTCGGATGGATGGTTTGCCGAATCAATGCCCGATCTGAATCAAAGAAATCCATTCTTAGCCACTTACTTGATTCAGAATTCTATCTGGTGGATTGAATATGCTGGTCTAAGCGGTGTACGAAGCGATACACATCAGTATCCGGACAAGCAATTTGTAAGCGAATGGGCCAAACAAATACTTGCAGAATATCCACATTCTAATATGGTTGGTGAAGTATGGCTCAGTTATCCTTCCATGACATCTTACTGGCAGAAAGATGCTCCCAATCTGGATAAGTATAATTCAAATCTTTCTACTATAATGGACTTCCCTCTTCACAATGCTATCCCTACAGCTTTTGCAGAAGGTGACGGATGGGGAGACACCGGAATGAATCGTCTGTACGATATATTCAGCCAGGACTTCCTGATGGCTAACCCAATGAACATCATGATTTTTGGAGACAATCACGACACTTCACGTTTTTACACGCTAATAAAAGAAGATCTTAAAGTTTATAAGTTGGCAATGGCCTTTTTGCTTACCACCCGTGGAACTCCACAGATGTATGCCGGGACAGAAGCTCTGATGACAGGAGTAAAAGGAAGCGGCGATGGTGTTATGCGTAAAGACTTCCCCGGTGGCTGGGCAGAAGATAAAGTCAGCATTTTTACAAGACAAGGCCTGACAAACGACCAGATTGAAGCACTCGATTATATGAAGCGTATTCAGAACTGGCGTAAAACCAATGATGCCGTTAAGCACGGAACAATGACTCAATTCGCTCCACAGAATGGTGTATATGTCTACTTTAGAATCAAAGGAGATAAGAAGGTTATGGTTATTCTCAATAACAACAAAGATAAACAAGAGTTGCAAACCATCCGCTTTGCTGAATGTTTGGGCAATCATCGTTCCGGTACAGATATTATTTCAGGAAATGCACTTAACTGGACAGATAAAATAGAAGTTCCGGCAAAAGCAGCAATGATTATCGATCTGAATTAA
- a CDS encoding S41 family peptidase, whose protein sequence is MIKRLFFGALALSAALTVSADEGRLLRFPNIHGDKVVFSYAGDLYSVNKTGGTARKLTSNIGYEMFPHFSPDGKQIAFTGQYDGNTEVFIMPAEGGEPKRLTYTATLGRDDLGDRMGPNNIVLDWTRDGKSILFRSRQNTFNDFTGQLLTIPANGGIPTEIPLKNGGFSTYSPDGKQLAYNYVFREFRTWKRYQGGMADDIRIFDFKTKESKKITNNVRQDIFPMWGQNGDEIYFTSDRDDVMNLYVYQISTQQTKQLTFYKDYDVKFPSIGGDQIVYEYGGYIYLFDTKSKTASKVTVNINNDQEYSRPEWKDVSTQISSYAISPNGERVILTGRGDIFSLPGKEGITYNLTNSSDANDQNGLWSPDGKYISYISDKDGEFRIYVRNAVTGEESVATKDIKTYIIDYSWSPDSKKILWSDKKNTLNITDLATGKTTLVEESGLSIFNDFNWSPDSRFITYTRPEKTMSNIIVYEVATGAKHLITDGWYDSDSPNFSSDGKYLIFTSARTFNPTYSQTEWNHAYNNMGKVYILPLTKDAKIPFAPVNDMVNPTAAPKETAPAKDSKGKKKAPVKEESLVYNFDNIESRVVELPTQAGNYRYLHMVGQKAYYQRGGSIVMYDLEKKSETDLGAYIIFGSGYKKALAIKDQKMQVIDVPTSAVSISEPISLGDMKKLVDYHQEWMQIYNESWRQMRDFFYAKNMHGVDWNEVYNKYKVLIPYVNHRTDLTYILGEMIGELSIGHAYSQNGEHPTPTRISMGLLGASLTKDASGFFQVASVTEGANWDKSTRNPLTMPGVDMKKGEYVIAINGKLLNEVENPQELLIGQAGKTVELTVNTVASEKGARKVLVTPLSDVSKLNYYNWVENNTRKVNEATNGEVGYIHIPDMGVEGLNEFVKHYYPQLMKKALIIDDRGNGGGNVSPMIIERLMRTPTFFTMHTNQKEGSVNPVGTFMGPKVLLINEYSASDGDLFPYRFKFNNLGTVIGKRTWGGVVGYSGTVPVVDGGSIVTPSYAPFAADGSGFIIEGRGVEPNIELENDAYKEYMGEDQQLNKAIEVALDKLKTERKDIPAIPAFPDKSKKNK, encoded by the coding sequence ATGATAAAAAGATTATTCTTTGGTGCTCTGGCCCTTTCCGCAGCATTGACTGTAAGTGCTGACGAAGGCCGACTGCTGAGATTTCCCAACATTCATGGCGATAAGGTTGTTTTCTCGTATGCAGGCGACCTTTACTCTGTGAACAAAACAGGAGGAACAGCGCGTAAGCTTACCTCGAACATTGGTTATGAGATGTTTCCTCACTTCTCTCCGGACGGCAAACAGATTGCGTTCACCGGACAGTATGACGGAAATACGGAAGTGTTTATTATGCCTGCTGAAGGCGGAGAACCTAAACGACTGACATATACCGCCACTCTGGGTCGTGACGATCTTGGCGACCGCATGGGACCAAATAATATTGTACTGGACTGGACCCGAGACGGAAAGAGCATTTTGTTCCGTTCTCGTCAGAATACATTCAATGACTTTACCGGACAGCTGCTTACCATTCCGGCCAACGGTGGTATTCCTACAGAGATTCCTTTGAAAAACGGTGGATTCTCAACTTATTCACCGGACGGAAAACAACTGGCATACAACTATGTGTTCCGTGAATTCCGTACCTGGAAACGTTATCAGGGAGGTATGGCCGATGATATCCGTATCTTCGATTTCAAGACCAAGGAATCAAAGAAGATCACTAACAATGTACGTCAGGATATTTTCCCTATGTGGGGCCAGAACGGAGATGAGATTTACTTCACTTCCGACCGTGATGATGTGATGAATCTTTATGTTTATCAGATTTCTACCCAGCAAACCAAACAACTTACTTTCTATAAGGATTATGATGTTAAGTTCCCTAGCATTGGTGGAGACCAGATTGTTTACGAATATGGCGGTTACATCTACTTGTTCGACACTAAGAGCAAAACAGCCAGCAAGGTAACAGTCAACATCAATAACGATCAGGAATATTCTCGTCCGGAATGGAAGGATGTAAGTACACAGATCTCTTCTTACGCCATCTCTCCAAATGGAGAACGGGTTATTCTTACCGGTCGTGGAGATATCTTCTCGCTTCCTGGGAAAGAGGGTATTACCTACAATCTGACTAACTCATCGGATGCTAACGACCAGAATGGACTTTGGTCGCCCGACGGCAAATACATTTCTTACATATCAGACAAGGACGGAGAGTTCCGCATCTATGTGCGTAATGCCGTAACAGGAGAAGAAAGTGTGGCAACCAAAGATATCAAGACTTATATTATTGACTATTCATGGTCGCCTGATTCTAAAAAGATTCTTTGGAGCGATAAGAAGAATACACTCAACATTACCGATTTAGCTACCGGAAAAACAACACTGGTTGAGGAATCGGGATTGTCTATATTCAACGACTTCAACTGGTCGCCCGACAGTCGTTTCATTACCTATACCCGTCCGGAAAAGACAATGAGTAATATCATTGTTTACGAAGTGGCTACTGGAGCAAAGCACCTTATTACAGACGGATGGTATGATTCCGACTCTCCTAATTTCAGTTCGGATGGCAAATACCTTATCTTTACATCGGCACGTACATTTAACCCAACCTACAGTCAGACAGAATGGAACCATGCATACAACAATATGGGTAAAGTTTACATTCTTCCTTTAACCAAGGATGCTAAAATACCATTCGCTCCGGTTAATGATATGGTTAATCCTACTGCGGCGCCTAAAGAAACTGCTCCTGCAAAAGATAGCAAAGGGAAAAAGAAAGCTCCTGTAAAGGAAGAATCTTTGGTATACAACTTTGATAATATCGAAAGTCGCGTAGTGGAACTTCCTACTCAGGCTGGTAATTACAGATACCTGCACATGGTAGGGCAAAAGGCTTACTACCAACGCGGGGGAAGTATTGTGATGTATGACCTTGAAAAGAAGAGCGAAACAGATTTAGGTGCATATATTATCTTCGGCAGCGGATACAAGAAAGCTTTGGCTATCAAAGACCAGAAGATGCAGGTTATCGATGTTCCTACATCTGCTGTGAGTATCAGCGAACCTATCAGTCTGGGAGACATGAAGAAACTGGTTGACTATCATCAGGAATGGATGCAGATATATAATGAAAGCTGGAGACAGATGCGCGATTTCTTCTATGCAAAGAATATGCATGGTGTAGACTGGAATGAGGTTTACAATAAATACAAGGTTCTTATTCCATACGTAAATCATCGTACCGACCTGACTTACATTTTAGGTGAAATGATTGGCGAGCTGAGCATAGGTCATGCTTATTCTCAGAATGGCGAGCATCCTACTCCTACCCGTATATCTATGGGACTTCTTGGAGCCAGCCTCACTAAAGATGCTTCCGGATTCTTCCAGGTAGCCTCTGTTACCGAGGGTGCCAACTGGGACAAATCTACCCGCAATCCGCTAACCATGCCGGGAGTAGATATGAAGAAGGGCGAATACGTTATCGCTATCAACGGTAAACTGCTCAATGAAGTAGAAAACCCACAGGAACTATTGATTGGTCAAGCAGGAAAGACTGTAGAATTAACCGTAAACACTGTTGCTTCCGAAAAAGGAGCACGCAAAGTGTTGGTTACTCCACTGAGTGATGTTTCTAAACTTAATTACTATAACTGGGTAGAGAACAACACACGCAAGGTGAACGAAGCTACCAATGGTGAAGTTGGCTATATACATATTCCAGATATGGGTGTTGAAGGACTGAATGAGTTTGTGAAACATTACTATCCTCAACTGATGAAGAAAGCACTGATCATTGACGATCGTGGTAACGGTGGTGGAAATGTATCTCCTATGATTATAGAAAGACTGATGCGTACCCCTACTTTCTTCACAATGCATACCAATCAGAAGGAAGGTTCAGTGAATCCGGTTGGAACATTTATGGGACCAAAGGTATTGCTCATCAATGAATATTCAGCATCTGACGGCGACCTCTTCCCTTACCGTTTCAAGTTCAATAACCTTGGCACCGTAATTGGTAAACGAACCTGGGGAGGTGTAGTTGGTTACAGTGGCACAGTTCCTGTTGTGGATGGCGGTTCTATTGTTACTCCATCTTACGCTCCTTTTGCTGCCGATGGTAGCGGCTTCATTATTGAAGGTAGAGGTGTGGAACCAAACATTGAACTGGAAAACGATGCTTACAAGGAATATATGGGCGAAGACCAACAGTTGAACAAAGCAATTGAGGTTGCTTTAGATAAGCTGAAGACAGAAAGAAAGGATATTCCTGCTATCCCGGCTTTCCCGGACAAGAGCAAAAAGAATAAATAA
- a CDS encoding DUF5916 domain-containing protein produces MRKHLHFICLLLTCLLSLSAWGKGMPLRKQFTITKTAIAPKIDALCNDKAWEEVQPIADFIQQSPVNGGKPSQKTEVKMLYDDNSIYVLAILYDSKPDSIFSELAERDSGDEANADLFSVEINPYNNGLNSTEFMVSAAGVQMDSKNDLNAMHKTWDAVWKSAVVKTKQGWIAEMEIPFSAIRFPKKDIQLWEINFFRLIKRNGEAITWNFVDKNKNGWLNQAGEMHGLKNINPPTRLSLMPYMTTYYDKNKLSFKGGMDFKYGLNESFTLDMMLIPDFGQTRADDNILNLTSVETKYDEKRQFFTEGTELFSKGDIFYSRRIGGQPRNNNKVSAQLNTNEVILKNPAETSLYNATKISGYTSNGWGFGMLNAITQQQSAVVKDSLTGNIRHIDTQGVSNYNLLVADKVIGKESYISWVNTNVTMPEDHHMANVSGFDFKYSFPEYVLSGDAFLSYIHDKEESDVSNQFGQRFNLNIAKIKGTFRFELDNSILSKTYNPRDFGYLENNNLITNILKLQYYRFTPSKHFNEITAELDMTHESLYKPLQYGRFELSANLKFVFKSLSYLKFYASATPVKKFDHFEPRVEGWKYMEPTAAYGGIEYSSDWRKKLAFTALVGYWQATRYHKSSSYLTFHPRYLVNDRLSFDYKATWSFLQNAIGYVDKNNVNDSIFFGRRNISEMDNIFTVKYSLSNKSSLNLRLRHYWSNVRYQEYYLLKHNGDMQHNETKRNYDTNVSLFNSDVSYIWQFLPGSELSVVWKNYYSFTDQNRKTDYFNNLKNVFSHSLLNNLSLRIIYYIDYKGIKKLI; encoded by the coding sequence ATGCGAAAACATCTTCATTTTATATGCTTGCTATTAACATGCTTGTTGTCATTGTCTGCATGGGGAAAAGGAATGCCTCTTCGTAAACAGTTCACCATAACCAAAACGGCAATAGCACCAAAGATTGACGCTTTGTGCAACGATAAAGCCTGGGAAGAGGTTCAACCCATTGCCGACTTTATACAGCAAAGTCCGGTTAATGGAGGCAAGCCTTCACAGAAAACAGAAGTGAAGATGCTATATGATGATAATTCCATTTACGTACTGGCAATACTCTATGACAGTAAACCCGATTCTATTTTCTCGGAACTAGCCGAACGGGATTCTGGCGATGAAGCTAATGCCGACCTCTTCTCGGTAGAGATAAATCCGTATAATAATGGTCTTAATTCAACTGAATTTATGGTATCGGCCGCTGGTGTACAGATGGATTCCAAAAATGATTTGAATGCCATGCACAAAACCTGGGATGCTGTTTGGAAAAGTGCTGTGGTAAAAACGAAACAAGGCTGGATTGCAGAAATGGAAATTCCATTCTCAGCCATCCGGTTTCCCAAGAAGGATATTCAATTATGGGAAATAAACTTCTTCCGTTTAATAAAGCGTAATGGAGAAGCCATTACATGGAACTTTGTAGATAAAAACAAAAACGGATGGCTCAACCAGGCTGGAGAAATGCATGGGCTAAAAAACATTAATCCCCCTACCCGACTATCGCTGATGCCATATATGACAACGTATTACGACAAGAATAAGTTATCTTTCAAAGGAGGTATGGACTTTAAATATGGTCTTAATGAAAGTTTTACTCTCGACATGATGCTAATCCCCGATTTTGGACAAACCAGAGCTGATGATAATATTCTTAATCTGACGTCTGTTGAAACCAAATACGATGAGAAACGACAATTCTTCACCGAAGGAACAGAACTCTTCAGCAAGGGAGATATCTTTTATTCACGACGTATAGGCGGGCAACCTCGTAATAACAATAAAGTATCGGCACAGCTAAACACCAACGAGGTAATTTTAAAGAATCCTGCTGAGACAAGTCTATACAACGCTACCAAAATATCTGGCTATACTTCAAATGGTTGGGGATTCGGGATGCTGAATGCCATAACACAACAACAATCGGCAGTAGTCAAAGATAGCCTTACCGGTAACATTCGACATATCGATACACAAGGGGTAAGCAACTACAACTTACTGGTAGCCGATAAGGTTATTGGTAAGGAATCGTATATCAGTTGGGTTAATACCAACGTTACGATGCCGGAAGATCACCATATGGCCAATGTATCGGGATTCGATTTCAAATATAGCTTTCCTGAATATGTGTTATCAGGAGATGCTTTTTTAAGTTATATCCATGATAAAGAAGAGAGCGATGTTTCCAATCAGTTCGGACAACGTTTCAACCTTAATATTGCCAAGATAAAAGGAACTTTCCGGTTTGAGCTGGACAACAGTATACTAAGTAAAACTTATAATCCACGTGACTTTGGTTATTTGGAGAACAACAATCTAATTACAAACATCCTGAAATTGCAATACTATCGTTTCACACCAAGCAAACATTTCAACGAAATAACTGCGGAGCTGGATATGACTCACGAAAGTCTTTATAAGCCTCTTCAATACGGCCGTTTTGAACTTTCGGCAAATCTGAAGTTTGTCTTTAAGTCTCTAAGTTACCTGAAGTTTTATGCTAGCGCCACTCCGGTTAAGAAGTTCGATCATTTTGAGCCTCGTGTGGAAGGATGGAAATATATGGAACCTACTGCAGCCTACGGAGGTATTGAGTATTCATCGGATTGGCGTAAGAAATTAGCCTTCACAGCTCTGGTTGGTTACTGGCAGGCTACACGTTATCATAAGAGCTCGTCCTACCTGACTTTTCATCCAAGATATCTAGTAAACGATCGTCTTTCATTCGATTATAAAGCTACATGGTCATTCCTGCAAAATGCCATTGGTTACGTAGACAAAAATAACGTCAATGATTCCATCTTCTTTGGCAGGCGAAACATTTCCGAGATGGACAATATTTTCACCGTAAAATATTCCTTATCCAACAAAAGTTCGCTCAACCTAAGACTAAGGCATTACTGGTCGAACGTTCGCTATCAGGAATATTATCTTCTGAAGCACAATGGCGACATGCAACACAATGAAACCAAAAGAAACTATGATACGAATGTCAGCCTGTTTAACTCCGATGTTTCGTATATCTGGCAATTCTTACCGGGAAGCGAGCTATCTGTAGTCTGGAAAAACTACTATTCATTTACGGATCAGAACAGAAAAACAGACTATTTCAATAATCTGAAAAACGTTTTTTCTCATTCTCTGCTCAACAATTTATCGTTGAGAATAATCTATTACATCGATTATAAAGGAATTAAAAAGCTGATTTAA
- a CDS encoding histidine kinase, with protein MSSVFNLLNSRKRVLFHIAYWISVVLFFTFSWGTRYNNYCVCFYNELAFLPVKLGVTYFGLYYVIPKLLLQQKYYRSAFACVLMMAVGGMLQRSLSYYSFIPLLGMSDPKASLFDPTEVLHHVININTVMIIPFAIKLYSYSLEKENRILSLLHEKTQAELQFLRSQIQPHFFFNVLNDLYAMALKRSDNTPEMIMKLSDLMRYVLHESTAESVPVEKEINYIRNYIDLERLRYGNRFSVDFQVKGDVAGSSIAPLLLLPFVENAFKHSSTNQINGVVILIELMICNGELQFEVSNTYDPECKNPDNVSSGIGIKNVCHRLDILYPERYTFETKTVEQHYISTLKIKL; from the coding sequence ATGTCATCAGTGTTTAACCTTCTCAATAGCCGTAAACGTGTTTTGTTCCATATAGCCTATTGGATAAGCGTTGTTTTGTTCTTTACCTTTTCGTGGGGTACGCGTTATAATAATTACTGTGTGTGTTTTTATAACGAGCTGGCGTTTTTGCCGGTGAAACTAGGCGTAACATATTTTGGCCTGTATTATGTAATTCCTAAACTATTGCTTCAACAAAAGTATTATCGTTCGGCTTTTGCCTGTGTACTGATGATGGCCGTTGGCGGTATGTTACAAAGAAGCCTTTCTTATTACTCCTTTATCCCATTACTGGGTATGTCAGATCCAAAAGCATCATTGTTCGATCCTACCGAAGTGCTTCATCATGTAATCAATATTAATACGGTGATGATTATACCTTTTGCTATCAAGCTTTACAGCTATTCGCTGGAAAAGGAGAACCGCATTCTCTCATTGTTACACGAAAAAACTCAGGCGGAGTTACAATTTCTGCGTAGCCAGATTCAGCCTCATTTCTTCTTTAATGTGTTGAATGACCTTTATGCCATGGCTTTAAAGCGTTCGGACAATACTCCGGAGATGATTATGAAGCTGTCCGACCTGATGCGGTATGTGCTGCACGAGTCTACAGCAGAAAGTGTTCCGGTAGAAAAAGAGATAAACTATATTCGTAATTACATCGATCTGGAACGGCTTCGTTACGGTAATCGCTTCTCTGTCGATTTTCAGGTGAAAGGAGATGTTGCCGGTTCTAGTATTGCACCATTGTTGCTTCTTCCGTTTGTGGAGAATGCCTTTAAGCACTCTTCAACCAACCAGATAAACGGAGTTGTGATTCTTATAGAACTGATGATTTGCAATGGCGAATTACAGTTCGAAGTATCCAATACCTATGATCCTGAGTGTAAAAATCCGGATAATGTATCGTCGGGCATTGGTATAAAGAATGTGTGTCACCGTTTGGATATTTTATATCCCGAAAGATATACATTTGAGACCAAAACAGTAGAGCAACATTATATAAGTACCTTGAAAATAAAATTATAG
- a CDS encoding LytTR family DNA-binding domain-containing protein, whose protein sequence is MNPIRCLLVDDEELALDVLEIYLDRLEGFEVTGRCTNALEASSFLNENPVDLVFLDIQMPKLNGMEWIKSLPTPPKVIFCTAFSNFALESYEVNAIDYLLKPVSFERFEKAVAKAADIIHKEQRLADLKEDEFISIKSERRFYKIPINSILYIHSLSNYYQVVTPEKKIIVYGSLSALENKLSANQFIRIHRSYLVAINKIEAISSTFILLEGKKIPVGRKYRDSVEALIDRKNPA, encoded by the coding sequence ATGAATCCGATACGTTGTTTACTGGTTGATGATGAAGAGTTGGCACTTGATGTACTTGAGATATACCTTGATCGTCTGGAAGGTTTCGAGGTTACAGGACGTTGTACGAATGCTCTTGAGGCAAGCAGTTTCCTGAATGAAAACCCAGTTGATCTGGTATTTTTGGATATCCAGATGCCTAAACTCAATGGCATGGAGTGGATAAAGAGTTTGCCTACTCCACCCAAAGTTATTTTTTGTACAGCCTTTAGCAACTTTGCCTTGGAGAGCTATGAGGTTAATGCCATTGATTATTTGCTAAAGCCGGTATCATTCGAACGGTTTGAGAAGGCGGTTGCTAAAGCTGCTGATATAATTCACAAGGAACAACGCCTGGCAGACTTAAAGGAAGATGAGTTTATCTCCATTAAATCGGAACGCAGGTTTTATAAAATTCCCATCAACAGTATTTTATACATTCATAGTCTTAGCAACTATTATCAGGTAGTAACACCCGAAAAGAAGATTATTGTATATGGTAGTCTTTCTGCGCTGGAGAATAAACTATCTGCCAACCAGTTTATTCGCATTCATAGATCTTATTTGGTTGCTATAAACAAAATAGAAGCAATATCAAGCACATTTATTCTTCTTGAAGGGAAAAAAATACCAGTTGGAAGGAAATACCGGGATAGTGTTGAGGCTCTTATTGATAGGAAAAATCCTGCGTAA